One region of Zingiber officinale cultivar Zhangliang chromosome 7B, Zo_v1.1, whole genome shotgun sequence genomic DNA includes:
- the LOC122005558 gene encoding probable isoaspartyl peptidase/L-asparaginase 2 has product MVGGWAIAVHGGAGVDPALPVERQEEARRVLVRCLTAGAAALRAGALALDVVEMVVRELETDPVFNSGRGSALTRKGTVEMEASIMDGRGRRCGAVSGISTVKNPVSLARLVMERSPHSYLAFDGAEDFARKQGVEMVDNSYFITEENLGMLKLAKAANSIMFDYRVPLTGADSCRASAGLVADVGGELQMMNGLPISIYAPETVGCVVVDRAGRCAAATSTGGLMNKMNGRIGDSPLIGSGTYACDACAVSCTGEGEAIIRSTLARDVAALMEYKGLGLQEAVDYAVKERLDEGKAGLIAVGRNGEVAMGFNTVGMFRGCATEEGLMEVAIW; this is encoded by the exons ATGGTGGGGGGCTGGGCGATCGCGGTGCACGGGGGAGCGGGGGTGGACCCTGCCCTACCGGTGGAGCGCCAGGAGGAGGCGCGCCGGGTGTTGGTACGCTGCCTGACTGCCGGAGCAGCGGCGCTCCGGGCAGGTGCTTTGGCTCTGGACGTCGTGGAGATGGTGGTCCGGGAGCTGGAGACCGACCCCGTGTTCAACTCCGGCCGCGGGTCGGCGCTCACCAGGAAGGGCACCGTGGAGATGGAGGCCAGCATCATGGACGGACGGGGCCGCCGCTGCGGTGCCGTCTCCGGGATCTCCACCGTCAAGAACCCCGTCTCGCTCGCCCGCCTCGTCATGGAGCGCTCCCCCCACTCCTACCTCGCCTTCGACGGCGCCGAGGATTTCGCCCGCAAACAG GGAGTTGAAATGGTGGATAATAGCTATTTCATCACCGAAGAGAATTTGGGCATGCTGAAGCTGGCCAAGGCGGCCAACAGCATCATG TTTGATTACAGGGTCCCTCTCACCGGCGCGGACTCCTGCAGGGCAAGCGCCGGACTAGTGGCCGACGTCGGCGGCGAACTGCAGATGATGAACGGCCTCCCGATCAGCATCTACGCGCCGGAGACGGTGGGGTGCGTGGTGGTGGACAGGGCGGGGCGGTGCGCCGCCGCGACGTCCACCGGGGGGCTGATGAACAAGATGAACGGCCGCATCGGGGACTCGCCGCTGATCGGGTCGGGGACGTACGCGTGCGACGCGTGCGCCGTGTCGTGCACCGGCGAGGGGGAGGCGATCATCCGCAGCACGCTGGCGAGGGACGTGGCCGCGCTGATGGAGTACAAGGGGCTGGGCCTGCAGGAGGCGGTGGACTACGCGGTGAAGGAGAGGCTAGACGAGGGCAAGGCCGGCCTCATCGCCGTCGGCAGGAACGGAGAGGTGGCGATGGGATTCAACACGGTGGGGATGTTCAGGGGATGTGCGACGGAGGAAGGGTTAATGGAGGTCGCCATTTGGTAG